A genomic segment from Candidatus Schekmanbacteria bacterium encodes:
- a CDS encoding DUF4340 domain-containing protein, translated as MKFKKEYIVLPVIIVVLLAYIVFQNKNKTNYELPHLRNIERKDISKIKIKKGSEVIDVEKKGANWVIMPKEYPADKEKIENLIDKASKVKLTALASESKKYEVYKLDEENRIEVELYQSDKPVRKIFIGKPVSSSRHTFIRLDDDYRVYHAEGNLRSAFNKDVDDLRNKKIWEINEEITKVTLIKDKKKLILLKKPTENKDKKEEKKTKEKEKISYKWQTEDGKDVIEGQITEIINMLKDFTCDRFIEDKKKDEFRNPIYKVILSGANSYSISFFDEKDGQYEAISSQSEYPFLVSEWRAKRIMKDFDNILKKKK; from the coding sequence CAAAACAAACTATGAATTACCTCATCTTCGCAATATTGAAAGAAAAGATATTTCAAAGATAAAAATCAAGAAAGGTAGTGAAGTAATTGATGTTGAGAAAAAAGGTGCCAATTGGGTCATAATGCCCAAGGAGTATCCTGCTGACAAAGAGAAAATTGAAAACCTGATCGATAAAGCCAGTAAAGTGAAACTGACAGCGCTTGCTTCTGAATCTAAGAAATATGAAGTTTATAAACTTGATGAAGAAAACAGGATCGAAGTAGAATTATATCAAAGTGATAAACCTGTAAGAAAGATATTTATAGGAAAACCGGTTTCATCTAGCAGACATACCTTTATTAGATTGGATGATGATTATAGAGTTTATCATGCAGAGGGTAATCTCAGAAGTGCTTTTAATAAAGATGTCGATGATTTGCGTAATAAAAAAATATGGGAGATAAATGAAGAAATTACCAAAGTAACTCTTATTAAGGATAAGAAGAAATTAATACTTTTGAAAAAACCAACAGAAAATAAAGACAAAAAGGAAGAAAAGAAAACTAAAGAAAAAGAAAAAATTTCTTATAAATGGCAGACAGAAGATGGTAAGGATGTTATTGAAGGTCAAATTACAGAGATTATCAATATGTTGAAAGACTTTACCTGTGACAGGTTTATCGAGGATAAGAAAAAGGACGAGTTCAGAAATCCCATCTATAAGGTCATTCTATCAGGTGCAAACAGCTATTCGATTTCCTTTTTTGATGAAAAAGATGGACAATACGAAGCAATTTCATCACAGAGTGAGTATCCTTTTCTTGTTTCAGAGTGGCGGGCAAAACGGATTATGAAAGATTTTGATAATATTCTGAAAAAGAAGAAATAG